TGCCGCTTGAAACCGACGTGGACCAGGACAAGATCGCCGGCATCACGCACGGCTTTGTCGGCGCAGACCTGGAATACCTCTGCAAGGAGGCCGCAATGAAGTGCCTCCGCAGGCTGCTTCCAGAGCTGAACCTTGAGGACGAAAAGCTGTCGCCGGACGTGCTCAACAAGCTCATCGTGACCATGTCAGACTTTGAGAACGCCGTCAAGGAGGTAATGCCATCTGCCATGAGAGAAGTCTACCTGGAATCGCCTGACATCCCGTGGACCGCAATCGGCGGCCTCGACGAGGTCAAGCGCGAGCTCCAGGAGGCTGTGGAATGGCCGCTGCGCTACCCCGACCTGTACACAAAGCTTGGGCACACCATGCCAAAGGGCATACTGATGCACGGGCCCTCCGGCACGGGCAAGACCATGCTTGCAAAAGCGGTGGCGACGGAATCCGAGGCCAACTTTATCAGCGTCCGCGGTCCGGAGCTCTTGAGCAAGTGGGTCGGCGAGTCAGAGCGCGGCATCCGCGAGATATTTCGGCGCGCAAGGCAGGCTGCGCCGTGCGTCGTGTTCTTTGACGAGATCGACTCTATCGCCCCGACGAGGGGAATGGGAGGCGACAGCATGGTCACAGAGCGCGTAGTATCACAGTTGCTGACAGAGCTTGACGGCATCCAGGCGCTTTCCGGCGTAGTCGTGATAGCGGCGACAAACAGGGCCGACATCATCGATCCTGCGCTGTTGCGCCCCGGAAGGTTCGACAAGATAGTGTTCGTCCCGATGCCCGACAAGCCGACAAGGCTCAAGATACTGGAAATCCACGCCAAGAAAAAGCCAATAGGCCCGGACGTCGACCTTGGCAAGGTTGCCGAGCTGACGGACGGCTTTAGCGGAGCAGACACGAGCTCGGTGGTCAACACCGCGGTGTCGCTCGTGCTGCACGAGTACCTGGCAAAATACCCGACGCCGGAAGAGGCTGCCAAGCACGCCGCAGAAGCGCACGTGATGATGCGCCACTTTGAAGACGCCATCAAGAAAATAAAGACGCAGCGCGAAGGCAAGCCGGGCGAAAAGGTCACGGTGCCGTACTACCGCTAGTCAGTGCGGCGCGCCCAAGCTTTTTCCTTTTTTCCTTCCTTTTCCATTTTCATTTTTGTTTTTTCAAAAAATATTTTTTCCGTCGCTCGAAAAAAATTTCTGCAGCGCGGATCGCACACGCTTGCCGCGCAAATTTTTTCTCCAAATATTTTTTCCGGCGCGCCGGCGCGGATTTTTCCGGCAAATTTCGGGGCAATGTTTTTAAAGTAATGGTTTATTGAATAATGACAGAATCAACAAGAATTGGCAGAAAATACCCAAGTCCAACTTGTACCAAAGCAAGCCTCTGCACCGCTGAACCGTTTTGCAACGCCCCTAGACGTGAAGAACCTTGTAGCACAATACGGCACCCCGCTCTACCTGGTAGACGAGGACACGCTGCACGCAAAAGCCCGCGAGCTCCAGAGAGCATACTCCAAGTTCAAGGGCCCCGTAAAGGTGGCGTACTCCATCAAGGCCAACTTTTCCCCGGCCATAGTGCGCGCCTTCATGAAGGACGGGCTCACGTTCGACCTCACGTCGCTTGGCGAGCTCCACTTTATCAGGCAGTGCAAGGCAGACCCCGAGAACGTCATCTACACCAGCGTGACAGAAGAGCCGGAAGAGTATGTCGAGGTGCTGAGGAGCGGCGTGCGCAGAATAGTAGTCAGCTCTCACAAGGGCATGATGAACCTCGCGCTTGCGGCAGGCAAGGTGGGCGTGCGCCCGCTGACCATGATCAGGGTCAACCCTGAAGTCGCAACCGATGCCAAGGTCCGCGCCTCGTATAAGAACGGCAAGTTCGGCGTCCCGTTCAACGGCGGCACCATCGACAGCGCGACAAAGATGGTCAAGTACCTGATGGGAAGCGACCTCTTGAAGTTCGAGGGCTTCCACTTCCACCTGGGATCGCAGATCACCGACTTCTCCTGCTACACCCACGCGCTGGACAAGATGGACGCATTCATGACCAAGATGAAAAAAGAGTACCCGAACTTCCAGGTAAACACCTTTGACATCGGCGGAGGGACGCCCGTGTTCTACAACGACCCGGTGCCGACGCCGGCAGAGATGGCCCAGAACCACCTCGTCAGGCTCAACCAGCTTGCAGAAACGCACGGCGTATTCACGCTGATGATAGAGTCGGGGCGCTTCCTTGTGGCAGAGTCGTCAATTCTGGTATCAAGGATAGTGAACACCAAGGAGTACAACGAGCACAAGATAGTGATCGTCGACGCAGGCTACCACATCCTGCTTGACGCCGCGCTGCTAAAGCAGGAATACCCGCAGGAAGTGATTCCCGTGGTGGACAGCCAGGACAGGACCACGGGCCTTGCAACACCTGCTGCCAAGAACACGCACCTTGCGGGAAGGCTGTGCGACACGTACGACGTCTTCCCGCTCTCAAAGGCATCC
The sequence above is drawn from the Nitrososphaera viennensis EN76 genome and encodes:
- a CDS encoding CDC48 family AAA ATPase; this encodes MSQNTLSLKVLEAYTRDVGRGVARIDYDSMDSLGASTGDVIEIRGKRRTVAKCLPLYPSDEGKGIIRVDGLVRNNAGIAIGDTVTVKKIKAVPAEKVIVAPLEAIPPIDERYLADALESVPLIKGDNVMVPYFGGRLTFQVIGVTPAADAVLVTQKTIFHIAEKGETMRGVPQVTYEDIGGLKEEIQKVREMIELPLRHPEIFEKLGIEAPKGVLLYGPPGTGKTLLAKAVANESNAHFISISGPEIMSKFYGESEARLREIFKEAKEKAPSIIFIDEIDSIAPKREEVTGEVERRVVSQLLSLMDGLEARGKVIVIAATNRPNAIDPALRRPGRFDREIEIKVPDKRGRLEILQIHTRNMPLETDVDQDKIAGITHGFVGADLEYLCKEAAMKCLRRLLPELNLEDEKLSPDVLNKLIVTMSDFENAVKEVMPSAMREVYLESPDIPWTAIGGLDEVKRELQEAVEWPLRYPDLYTKLGHTMPKGILMHGPSGTGKTMLAKAVATESEANFISVRGPELLSKWVGESERGIREIFRRARQAAPCVVFFDEIDSIAPTRGMGGDSMVTERVVSQLLTELDGIQALSGVVVIAATNRADIIDPALLRPGRFDKIVFVPMPDKPTRLKILEIHAKKKPIGPDVDLGKVAELTDGFSGADTSSVVNTAVSLVLHEYLAKYPTPEEAAKHAAEAHVMMRHFEDAIKKIKTQREGKPGEKVTVPYYR
- a CDS encoding diaminopimelate decarboxylase family protein, whose product is MKNLVAQYGTPLYLVDEDTLHAKARELQRAYSKFKGPVKVAYSIKANFSPAIVRAFMKDGLTFDLTSLGELHFIRQCKADPENVIYTSVTEEPEEYVEVLRSGVRRIVVSSHKGMMNLALAAGKVGVRPLTMIRVNPEVATDAKVRASYKNGKFGVPFNGGTIDSATKMVKYLMGSDLLKFEGFHFHLGSQITDFSCYTHALDKMDAFMTKMKKEYPNFQVNTFDIGGGTPVFYNDPVPTPAEMAQNHLVRLNQLAETHGVFTLMIESGRFLVAESSILVSRIVNTKEYNEHKIVIVDAGYHILLDAALLKQEYPQEVIPVVDSQDRTTGLATPAAKNTHLAGRLCDTYDVFPLSKASDMSGADVGNYVSFYNVGAYSVVFNMPFHCQTKPPVVMKDSDGKYRLVRKGTTYEQLFVEEGGDIA